One genomic window of Mucilaginibacter terrenus includes the following:
- the mutY gene encoding A/G-specific adenine glycosylase has protein sequence MDLSSKLITWYTENKRDLPWRNTTDAYTIWLSEIILQQTRVEQGLPYFNRFLERYSTVTDFAAAPEDDILKLWQGLGYYSRGRNMLKTAQLVQEHYNGVFPVKYEQLLRLKGIGEYTAAAVSSFAANEAKAVVDGNVYRVLARYYGIDEPINLPKGKKLFQQLADEVLDQERPGLHNQAMMEFGAMLCKPRNPACGICPVRLSCVAFKLNSTTALPVKVNKIKKRVRFFNYLLNIADDKLVLNKRDESGIWANMYDLPLFESDRQLTPYEVLDIAEVQEYFGEKLKIKYNSPVVKHVLTHQGLFIQFIVIEEKPIKMKPEWFFTNVADLEKLALPKPIFIFIKYFFNF, from the coding sequence ATGGATCTATCCTCCAAACTCATCACCTGGTATACCGAAAATAAACGTGATCTTCCGTGGCGAAATACAACAGATGCTTACACCATTTGGCTGTCTGAAATTATACTGCAGCAAACGCGCGTAGAGCAGGGCTTGCCTTACTTTAACCGCTTTTTAGAACGCTACTCTACCGTTACTGATTTTGCGGCTGCACCCGAAGACGATATATTAAAACTTTGGCAAGGCCTGGGGTATTACTCCCGCGGACGCAATATGCTTAAAACGGCGCAGCTGGTGCAGGAGCATTATAATGGTGTGTTCCCCGTGAAGTACGAGCAGCTGTTAAGGCTGAAAGGAATAGGCGAGTATACAGCAGCAGCTGTCTCGTCCTTTGCAGCTAATGAAGCCAAGGCCGTGGTTGACGGAAATGTTTACCGGGTGCTGGCACGCTATTATGGTATAGATGAACCCATAAATTTACCTAAGGGGAAAAAGCTGTTCCAGCAATTAGCTGATGAGGTACTTGACCAGGAGCGACCCGGATTGCACAACCAGGCAATGATGGAGTTTGGGGCAATGCTGTGTAAACCCCGTAATCCGGCATGTGGTATTTGCCCGGTAAGGCTTAGCTGTGTTGCATTTAAATTAAACTCGACAACCGCACTTCCTGTAAAAGTGAACAAGATCAAGAAGCGGGTAAGATTTTTTAACTATTTGTTAAATATAGCAGATGATAAGCTTGTACTTAATAAGCGCGACGAAAGTGGTATTTGGGCAAATATGTATGATTTACCCCTGTTTGAAAGTGACAGGCAGTTAACGCCATACGAAGTTTTAGATATAGCTGAAGTACAGGAATATTTTGGAGAAAAATTAAAAATTAAGTATAATTCGCCTGTTGTGAAACATGTTTTGACACACCAGGGGCTGTTTATACAGTTTATAGTAATTGAAGAGAAACCTATAAAAATGAAGCCGGAATGGTTTTTTACCAATGTTGCCGATTTGGAAAAATTAGCCTTGCCAAAACCGATTTTTATATTTATAAAATATTTTTTTAATTTCTAA
- a CDS encoding single-stranded DNA-binding protein — MSGINKVILVGHLGKDPEVRHLEGGVAVASFPLATSETFNKEGRKVEQTEWHNIVMWRGLADVAAKFLQKGKLVYIEGKLRTRSFEDKEGIKKYTTEVVAENFTMLGRKTDFESGESRVARAVENENFKGGDSDDLPY; from the coding sequence ATGTCTGGAATTAATAAAGTAATACTTGTTGGTCATTTAGGAAAGGACCCTGAGGTAAGGCATTTGGAGGGCGGCGTTGCCGTTGCTAGTTTTCCTTTGGCTACTTCTGAAACATTTAATAAAGAAGGCAGAAAAGTAGAGCAGACAGAGTGGCACAACATCGTAATGTGGCGCGGTCTTGCTGATGTTGCTGCAAAATTTTTACAAAAAGGAAAACTTGTTTATATAGAAGGAAAATTACGCACCCGTTCCTTTGAAGATAAAGAGGGAATAAAAAAATACACAACAGAAGTAGTGGCTGAGAACTTTACCATGCTTGGCCGTAAAACTGACTTTGAAAGCGGCGAAAGCCGCGTTGCCAGAGCTGTAGAAAACGAAAATTTTAAGGGTGGCGACAGTGACGACCTCCCGTACTAA